TTGTGCCCGATCCATCAGGATATGCACGAAATCATTCTGTCGTGTATGTCCGGTGGAGAGGGGTTTTCAGGTGAGCAGCGCATCGATGACGCCGCACGGCTTCGTGACCGTCCGGGGGCGCGGCTACCGCCCCGACCAGGTGGACGCGTACGTGGCGGCGCTGTCCGACGACCGGGACGCCGCGTGGGAGCGGGCCGCGCGGCTGACCGTCCTGGCCAAGGACATGCGGGCGGAGGCCGCGCGGCTGGGCGAGGTCGTCGCCGGCCTCCCCCCGCAGACGTACGAGGCGCTGGGGGAGGGGGCGCGGCAGCTGTTCCAGTTCGTGCTGGACGAGGCGGCGGACGTCCGCGACCGTGCGCGGCGCGCGGCGCAGGAGGAGGCCGTGCGGGCCGGGGAGTACGCCGAGAGCGCGCACCGCGCGGCGCGGGAGGCCGCGGACGCGCTCCGCGCGGAGGCGGAGGAGTACGCCCGGCAGCGGCTTGACGCGGCGCGCGCGGAGGCCGAGGACCTCCGCAAGGACGCCCGGCGCGACGTGCGGGCGTGGCGCGGCGAGGCGCTGGCCGCGCTGCGCGAGGCGCGGCAGCGCACCGCCGGCCTGCCCGCCGAGCAGGCCGGCAGGCACGCCGGGCGGTGGGCGGCGGCCGGGCGCGAGGAGGCCGCACGGGCGGCCGCGTTCGACGCGTGGCAGGCCGAGCGGGTGGCCGGTGCCGAGGCCGCGCTGTCGGAGGCGAAACGGGCGCTCGGGCAGGCCGAGGAGGCCGCGCACCGTTGCCAGGAGGAGGCGCGCGCGCGGGCCGCCGGGATCGTCGCGGAGGCCCGGGCGCGCGCGGAGCACATCGCCCGGGAGACGGAGCGGCTGCTGCGCGAGCACGGGGAGGCCTGGGACGACGTCCAGGCGCAGATGGACTCCGCGCGCAGCCGCCTGATCTCGCTGACGGGCCGGACGGCCTGGGAGTAGGGGCCGGGCGGGCGCGCGCGCCGGCGGGACCCGGCCGCGGCGGGCGCGCGTACGGCCTCCCGCCCCGTCGTGCCCCCGCCCCGCCCGCAGCGGTGCGGTCCGGATCCCGGCCGGGGTCCCGCCTGCTCCCCGTGATCGGGAGGCGGCACCGCGCCGCCTCCCGGTCACAGTGCGCCGAACGCCGGGCCGGCGGCCGTGAACCGTGCCCCTTGCACCCATCCGCCGGTGCCGGCCGGCCGCGCGGGCCGGGAGCCGGCCCCGGCGTGCCGGGAGGGTGGACGCTCCCCGGATCGCGGGGCGGAGCCGACCCCGAGGAACGCTCC
This is a stretch of genomic DNA from Streptomyces sp. TG1A-8. It encodes these proteins:
- a CDS encoding cellulose-binding protein, giving the protein MSSASMTPHGFVTVRGRGYRPDQVDAYVAALSDDRDAAWERAARLTVLAKDMRAEAARLGEVVAGLPPQTYEALGEGARQLFQFVLDEAADVRDRARRAAQEEAVRAGEYAESAHRAAREAADALRAEAEEYARQRLDAARAEAEDLRKDARRDVRAWRGEALAALREARQRTAGLPAEQAGRHAGRWAAAGREEAARAAAFDAWQAERVAGAEAALSEAKRALGQAEEAAHRCQEEARARAAGIVAEARARAEHIARETERLLREHGEAWDDVQAQMDSARSRLISLTGRTAWE